Genomic DNA from Gorilla gorilla gorilla isolate KB3781 chromosome 13, NHGRI_mGorGor1-v2.1_pri, whole genome shotgun sequence:
tctgcctcccgggttcaagcaattctcctgcctcggcctcctgagtagctgggatgccaccacccctggcaaacttttttgtatttttgtagagatgggatggtgtttcaccatattggccaggctggtctcaaactcctaacctcaagtgatccactcccctcagcctcccaaagtgctaggattacaggcgtgagccaccatgcccagcctgagtgCCTGTATTTAATGTACACGATCTCATTTAGTCTTAAAAAAAACCCCTGTAAGGTAACCATCGACAACCACATTTTACACAAGGAAGAGATTTTTGAGAAACTCGATAGCATGTCTCAAGTCAGACACTTAGCAGCAAGGCAGAGTCCATTTCATTTTATGGGACTAGTCTGCTTCCCAGAATAATCATCAAATGCAAAGGAATTTAATTATCTGCTTAAAAAAACAAGCCCCCATTATTACCACAGTTCATGTCTGACCAATTCCAAGATGTTCTTCCCAAACTTGATATGAACACATTGACGCAATTACTGGCGAAATTGAGCAAGAGTATGTAGTAGCCAGGGCTCCGTGGGAAAGTGACAGAAAACTCCTATAGGCAGGATGTCATCCTGCCTGCCAGGGCCCCTCACTCACAACAATTATCTAAAACCTAGCATTAGAAATGAGAGACCACCTGTGTGGTAACCCTGGAAGCAACTTGTGGTTGCCTTGGGCCTGTGGGCCTGTAGGTTACAGGTCAAAGAGAAGTCCAGACTAGGCTCAGCCTGCTGCTATGAGGAATGCAAACTCACCTACTCAAGCTCTCTGCCTATGCTGAAACAGGCTAGAGGTCAGAGTTCAGATCATCTGGGCAAGATAATTGAGACTCAGGCTGCTACCGGAAGTACCAGAAATGGGCAACGTGGTATTGACTGGTTATATTTTAGCCCTCTAGCCCCCAGAGTACACAAGCTCTCTGCCCCTGGGAGAGATCCCTGCTCACCTAGGTTTTGGGTACCCATACCGGGAGGAGGCTAGGGGGAAGGGCTCTCGGTCACGATCCACACAAGAGGAAGAAATGAACACACAGTGACAATTTACTGAGGGCTTACCCTCATTAATTAAGCCCTTATTTACATTGTTCACATAATCTTCCAAAACAACCCCTTGAAAGGGTGACCATTTATTATCCCAGAAGAGAaacctgaggttcagagagaaGTCACTTGGCCCAAACGATCAGGAGAAAAACCCACTCAGGAGAGTGGCTCTATGGCAAGACACGTGAACCGAGAGGTCAGTCTCCTTCCCCACCGGGAGCTTCACGTCAGTCCCCAAAAGGGAGTGGATTACTCGAGGTCCCTACCAGAGTTCTCAGTGCAAGGCAGCTCCAAGCCATAAGCAGACCCAAACTCCAAAACTTCCTGAGCCTCGGGCCACAGCAGGGAAGTCTCCAAGGCCTTCTCTGGTTCTGGGGCTAGAGGGGCCTCGGGACTTCCCTGTGCGGTCCCGGCCCCACGCCTCCAACAGGACTCCCCAGGGACCCACCTCGCAAACCTTCTCTCCCATCCAGTCCCAAGCCTCTGTCTGGGATTTAAAACTCTGATCCAGAAGAGGGAGGCTGGCTGTCGTAGAAGAGCCAGCCTGAGGGAATGTCTGGGGGACCCTGTCGGGGAAATCCGGGGGGGTCCCAATCCTCGGACTGGGGCCGACCCGAGTCCTTACCAAGCAGCGGGGACTCCTCAGGGCAGGCGGGCAGCGACAGTGCGGTGGTGTGGGGCACTGGAACCGAGGTCAAGTTGCTAGCGGGGCCAGGGCCAGAATCCACGACTGGGCTGGAGTCGCCACCCGGGCGCGGCTGGGAGGAGGCGCCTAGAGGAGGCGGCGGCCGGGCCCCTCCGGTCCGGAGCTCCCCGGAGGACTGCCCGATGGCGGCGGCACCGTTCGAGCCGCCCTGCAGCGGTGTGGAGACTCCGACCAGCTGAGGCAGGCGGCTCAGGTCGCGGCCAGCCAGGTAGTAAACGAGGGTGACGCCAAGGTGCAGAGCGCAGACGGCCACAAGCAGGCGGCAGGCCCGCTGTAGGGACGCGCCGGGCATCGCGGCGCTGCCGCTCAGGAGCGGCTCCCGAAGCCTCATCTTCCCGCCGCCGCTTTAAGAAGGGTGTGGGCTACAGGAGGGGAGGCGACCCGCCCGCGGGCCGCCCGCCAGGCGCTGCCCCACAGCGGCGACTAGGGGAGGGCCCGGCGCGGGGGCGGGCGAGCGGCTGAAAGCTGAGACTCCTCCGGCCAGCCAGACCTGGGAGCCGCGAGAAGCCGCCCGAGGCGCCGGCGgagaggggaggggcggggccccGGCGaaggcgggggcggggccgggcgcggGGTTTTCTGGACGAGGGCGGGAAGGCGGGGCAGCCCGTGGCGGGATGGGCGCGCTGGGCGGGGCTTCGGGAGGGTGGGCAGCGGGCGGGGCGCCCTCGTGGGGTCCCCGGAGTATGACTGGAGCTCCGACGCTTGGCCGCGCACCGCCCTCTTCCTCCCGAGCCTTTGCGGCGGAGCTTCGGTCGCTTTGAGCCgcgcctcctcttcctcctccacgcTGCCCTCGGACAGGCCGCGCCACTTCCTGGGGTGCGAAGGGACTCGGGTGCGAGCCTGGGCCTGCAGCGCGGCGGCGGACAGAACGGAGAGGACAGCTGGCGGGTGGTTATCTGGAGTGGTTTGGGGCCGCGGCGGCGTTCTGGCCAGTGGGCCTCGGTGGGCTAGGAAGAGAGGCAGAAAAAGGTTACCCAGGAAACGGGCTTCGACGCCGAGCGAGGAGTGGCACGTTCGAAACCCACTCCCTGACTCAGCCCGGCTGGACCCCGCTGCTTAACGGGGGGTCCTGCGGCAAAGAAAGTGGACGGGTTGCCACTTCTGTGCCTCCCCATCAGGTAGCCTGGGCTGTAAGGGGCTCTCAGACCAGCTTGGTTCCAGATGTGTGTGTGGCGGGAGCCCTGTATACTTTGAAGAGGAGAGCAGCAAGAAGCCTCTAACTCCCAGGCCAGCGTGCAGGAGATCAGCCGGCGTTACAGTCTACACTGGGCTACCCACTGTCCCATGAAGTAGCAGTTCTCCCCATGTCGTAGAGTGGGGCCCCGGCAGATTAAGAAACTTTCCTAAGAGCCCACAGCTGGCAAGAGGCAGAATTCTGGCTCCGAAACCCATGTTTTCCACAGGTTTACCCTTTGTTGATTTGCAAGTAAGGGCTGAAGGCTGTGTGGGTGAGAGACTTAGGCACTGAAGCCACTTGACCTCGATTTGACCCAGAGGCCTCAGGTCCTGAGTGAGCAGAGACACCTCACCCCAGAGAAAGACTCATGGAGGTGCTGTCAGTAATGCG
This window encodes:
- the B4GALT1 gene encoding beta-1,4-galactosyltransferase 1 isoform X2, which gives rise to MRLREPLLSGSAAMPGASLQRACRLLVAVCALHLGVTLVYYLAGRDLSRLPQLVGVSTPLQGGSNGAAAIGQSSGELRTGGARPPPPLGASSQPRPGGDSSPVVDSGPGPASNLTSVPVPHTTALSLPACPEESPLLVGPMLIEFNKPVDLELVAKQNPNVKMGGRYAPRDCVSPHKVAIIIPFRNRQEHLKYWLYYLHPVLQRQQLDYGIYVINQYEKIRRLLW